In one bacterium genomic region, the following are encoded:
- a CDS encoding Rpn family recombination-promoting nuclease/putative transposase — protein sequence KAKLSNQKNVIIEMQVLNVEGFEKRILYNAAKTYSAQLKETETFTSLEPIIALTITDFIMFEDVDKVITYFNLIEKETLIKYNDEIELVFIELPKFKKNEDELDSIKDKWIYFIKNAGKLEYTPETLLKEVEIKEAFEIANTAGMSEKELEIQYKRHDFIRMQRGAIEFALKQGLKQGIEQGIQRGIKRGLKQGIQQGIQQGIQQGRQQGRQEGKQEGRQEGRQEGLQQGLQQGLQQGIQQGKIEVAKSLLKLGEKVEKISQVTELTIEEIKSIN from the coding sequence TAAAGCCAAACTCTCAAACCAGAAGAATGTCATTATCGAGATGCAGGTTTTGAATGTAGAAGGGTTTGAGAAAAGGATTTTATATAATGCGGCTAAGACATATTCAGCTCAGCTAAAAGAGACAGAGACATTTACCAGTCTTGAACCTATTATTGCTTTAACCATTACGGACTTTATCATGTTCGAGGATGTAGATAAGGTTATCACCTATTTCAATCTCATTGAAAAGGAGACTTTAATTAAATACAATGATGAAATCGAACTTGTTTTTATCGAATTGCCCAAATTCAAGAAGAATGAGGATGAACTGGATTCAATCAAAGATAAATGGATATATTTTATAAAGAATGCAGGTAAACTTGAATATACTCCAGAGACCTTACTTAAAGAGGTAGAAATAAAGGAGGCATTTGAAATAGCCAATACTGCGGGGATGAGTGAAAAGGAGTTAGAAATTCAATATAAGCGGCATGATTTTATCCGAATGCAAAGAGGTGCTATAGAATTCGCCTTAAAACAAGGGTTAAAACAAGGAATAGAACAAGGAATACAACGAGGAATAAAACGAGGGTTAAAACAAGGAATACAACAAGGAATACAACAAGGAATACAACAAGGAAGACAACAAGGAAGACAAGAAGGAAAACAAGAAGGAAGACAAGAAGGAAGACAAGAAGGGTTACAACAAGGATTACAACAAGGATTACAACAAGGAATACAACAAGGCAAAATAGAGGTAGCGAAAAGTCTTTTGAAATTAGGCGAAAAAGTTGAAAAAATATCACAGGTAACGGAATTAACAATAGAGGAAATCAAGAGTATTAATTAA